One genomic window of Lagenorhynchus albirostris chromosome 17, mLagAlb1.1, whole genome shotgun sequence includes the following:
- the THEM6 gene encoding protein THEM6: MLGLLMAVLALALAYFALLDGWYLVRVPCAVLRARLLQPRVRDLLAEQSYSGRVLPSDLDLLLHMNNARYLREADVARAAHLARCGVLGALRALGARAVLAASCARYRRSLRLLEPFEVRTRLLGWDDRAFYLEARFISLRDGFVCALLRSRQHVLGTSPERVVQHLCKRRVEPPELPADLQHWIAYNEASSQLLRAESGLGSVVKDQ; the protein is encoded by the exons ATGCTGGGGCTGCTCATGGCGGTGCTGGCCCTGGCGCTCGCCTACTTCGCGCTGCTGGACGGCTGGTACCTGGTCCGCGTGCCGTGCGCCGTACTGCGCGCGCGCCTGCTGCAGCCCCGCGTCCGTGACCTCCTGGCTGAGCAGAGCTACTCGGGCCGCGTGCTGCCCTCGGACTTGGACCTGCTGCTGCACATGAACAACGCGCGCTACCTGCGCGAGGCCGACGTGGCGCGCGCCGCGCACCTGGCCCGCTGCGGCGTGCTCGGAGCTCTGCGCGCGCTCGGGGCGCGCGCCGTGCTGGCCGCTTCGTGCGCGCGCTACCGCCGCTCGCTGCGTCTGCTCGAGCCGTTTGAGGTGCGCACCCGCCTGCTGGGCTGGGACGACCGCGCCTTCTACCTAGAGGCGCGCTTCATCAGCCTGCGCGACGGCTTCGTGTGCGCGCTGCTGCGCTCCCGCCAGCACGTGCTGGGCACCTCGCCGGAGCGCGTTGTGCAGCACCTGTGCAAGCGCAGG GTGGAGCCCCCTGAGCTGCCAGCCGACCTGCAACACTGGATCGCCTACAACGAGGCCAGCAGCCAGCTGCTCCGGGCTGAGAGCGGGCTCGGCAGTGTTGTCAAGGACCAGTGA
- the SLURP1 gene encoding secreted Ly-6/uPAR-related protein 1, with product MAFPRALLPPLLTSASTVSLGECGWLARGPVSGSRLAHLLSEALRCFTCEQPTALPLCETITNCNPEDTACRTSQPMFRFNHSPGVTSSCSSSCEAADPDSIGAAHPSYCCSHDLCNSMGVARLSAGALAPRGP from the exons ATGGCCTTTCCCAGGGCCCTGCTGCCGCCGCTGCTCACCTCAGCCTCGACCGTGAGCTTGGGCGAGTGCGGCTGGCTGGCGAGGGGCCCGGTCTCTGGTTCTCGCTTGGCCCACCTCCTCA GCGAGGCCTTAAGGTGCTTCACCTGTGAGCAGCCCACGGCCCTTCCTTTGTGCGAGACCATTACTAACTGCAACCCGGAGGACACAGCGTGCAGGACCTCGCAGCCGATG TTCCGCTTCAACCACAGCCCCGGGGTGACCAGTTCCTGCTCTAGCTCCTGCGAGGCCGCTGACCCAGACAGCATTGGGGCTGCCCACCCCAGCTACTGCTGCTCCCATGACCTCTGTAATTCTATGGGCGTTGCCAGGCTCAGTGCTGGGGCCCTGGCCCCTCGGGGGCCATAA
- the LYNX1 gene encoding ly-6/neurotoxin-like protein 1 isoform X3, protein MVPLFALFLVALVGLPVAQALDCHVCAYNGENCFNPMRCPAMVTYCMTTRTYYTPTRMKKADVGPHLPRHLALTGQLSPLLCPRMGVWARCAVYGGSSVGR, encoded by the exons ATGGTGCCCCTGTTCGCCCTGTTCCTGGTGGCCTTGGTGGGCCTACCTGTGG cccaggctctggactGCCACGTGTGCGCCTACAATGGCGAGAACTGCTTCAACCCCATGCGCTGCCCGGCCATGGTCACCTACTGCATGACCACGCGCACTT ACTACACCCCGACCAGGATGAAG AAGGCCGATGTGGGACCACACCTCCCAAGGCATCTGGCTTTGACGGGGCAGCTCAGCCCCCTCCTCTGTCCAAGGATGGGGGTGTGGGCACGGTGTGCTGTTTATGGGGGATCTTCAGTTGGCCGGTGA
- the LYNX1 gene encoding ly-6/neurotoxin-like protein 1 isoform X2 has protein sequence MVPLFALFLVALVGLPVAQALDCHVCAYNGENCFNPMRCPAMVTYCMTTRTYYTPTRMKVMTCCFQKADVGPHLPRHLALTGQLSPLLCPRMGVWARCAVYGGSSVGR, from the exons ATGGTGCCCCTGTTCGCCCTGTTCCTGGTGGCCTTGGTGGGCCTACCTGTGG cccaggctctggactGCCACGTGTGCGCCTACAATGGCGAGAACTGCTTCAACCCCATGCGCTGCCCGGCCATGGTCACCTACTGCATGACCACGCGCACTT ACTACACCCCGACCAGGATGAAG GTCATGACCTGTTGTTTTCAGAAGGCCGATGTGGGACCACACCTCCCAAGGCATCTGGCTTTGACGGGGCAGCTCAGCCCCCTCCTCTGTCCAAGGATGGGGGTGTGGGCACGGTGTGCTGTTTATGGGGGATCTTCAGTTGGCCGGTGA
- the LYNX1 gene encoding ly-6/neurotoxin-like protein 1 isoform X4, with product MVPLFALFLVALVGLPVAQALDCHVCAYNGENCFNPMRCPAMVTYCMTTRTYYTPTRMKVSKSCVPSCFETVYDGYSKHASTTSCCQRPMWDHTSQGIWL from the exons ATGGTGCCCCTGTTCGCCCTGTTCCTGGTGGCCTTGGTGGGCCTACCTGTGG cccaggctctggactGCCACGTGTGCGCCTACAATGGCGAGAACTGCTTCAACCCCATGCGCTGCCCGGCCATGGTCACCTACTGCATGACCACGCGCACTT ACTACACCCCGACCAGGATGAAGGTGAGCAAGTCGTGCGTGCCCAGCTGCTTTGAGACCGTGTACGATGGCTACTCCAAGCACGCGTCCACCACTTCCTGCTGCCA AAGGCCGATGTGGGACCACACCTCCCAAGGCATCTGGCTTTGA
- the LYNX1 gene encoding ly-6/neurotoxin-like protein 1 isoform X5, which yields MVPLFALFLVALVGLPVAQALDCHVCAYNGENCFNPMRCPAMVTYCMTTRTYYTPTRMKVSKSCVPSCFETVYDGYSKHASTTSCCQS from the exons ATGGTGCCCCTGTTCGCCCTGTTCCTGGTGGCCTTGGTGGGCCTACCTGTGG cccaggctctggactGCCACGTGTGCGCCTACAATGGCGAGAACTGCTTCAACCCCATGCGCTGCCCGGCCATGGTCACCTACTGCATGACCACGCGCACTT ACTACACCCCGACCAGGATGAAGGTGAGCAAGTCGTGCGTGCCCAGCTGCTTTGAGACCGTGTACGATGGCTACTCCAAGCACGCGTCCACCACTTCCTGCTGCCA GTCATGA
- the LYNX1 gene encoding ly-6/neurotoxin-like protein 1 isoform X1: MVPLFALFLVALVGLPVAQALDCHVCAYNGENCFNPMRCPAMVTYCMTTRTYYTPTRMKVSKSCVPSCFETVYDGYSKHASTTSCCQYDLCNGAGLAAPATLALVLLATLWGLL; the protein is encoded by the exons ATGGTGCCCCTGTTCGCCCTGTTCCTGGTGGCCTTGGTGGGCCTACCTGTGG cccaggctctggactGCCACGTGTGCGCCTACAATGGCGAGAACTGCTTCAACCCCATGCGCTGCCCGGCCATGGTCACCTACTGCATGACCACGCGCACTT ACTACACCCCGACCAGGATGAAGGTGAGCAAGTCGTGCGTGCCCAGCTGCTTTGAGACCGTGTACGATGGCTACTCCAAGCACGCGTCCACCACTTCCTGCTGCCAGTACGACCTCTGTAACGGCGCTGGCCTTGCAGCCCCTGCAACCCTGGCCCTTGTACTCCTGGCCACCCTCTGGGGTCTGCTCTAA